Proteins encoded in a region of the Fodinibius salicampi genome:
- the tuf gene encoding elongation factor Tu — protein sequence MAKETYQRNKPHVNIGTIGHVDHGKTTLTAAITTVMAKHYGGVAKKFTDIDNAPEEKERGITISTAHVEYETDDRHYAHVDCPGHADYVKNMVTGAAQMDGAILVVAATDGPMPQTREHILLARQVGVPQIVVFMNKTDLVDDEELIELVELEVRELLSSYEFDGDNIPVIQGSALQALEGSEEDEQAILDLMDAVDETIPTPERDVDKPFLMPVEDIFSITGRGTVATGRIERGVIHLNDEIEIVGIVEDPMESVVTGIEMFRRMLDEGQAGDNAGILLRGIDKEDLQRGMVLCEPGSITPHTKFSCEVYVLSKDEGGRHTPFFKGYRPQFYFRTTDVTGSCQLPEGVEMVMPGDNVTMDVTLIQPVAMEEGLRFAIREGGRTVGAGVVTDIIE from the coding sequence ATGGCAAAAGAGACATACCAGCGGAATAAGCCGCATGTAAACATAGGAACGATAGGTCACGTAGACCACGGGAAGACGACCCTGACGGCCGCGATCACGACGGTGATGGCCAAGCACTACGGGGGCGTAGCGAAGAAATTTACTGATATAGACAATGCCCCCGAGGAGAAGGAGCGGGGCATTACGATCTCGACGGCCCATGTGGAGTATGAGACTGATGATCGCCACTATGCACACGTAGACTGCCCGGGCCACGCCGACTATGTGAAGAACATGGTTACCGGAGCGGCCCAGATGGACGGGGCGATATTGGTGGTGGCGGCCACGGATGGTCCGATGCCGCAGACCCGCGAGCATATTTTGCTGGCCCGCCAGGTGGGGGTCCCTCAGATTGTGGTCTTTATGAACAAGACCGACCTGGTCGACGATGAGGAGCTCATTGAGCTGGTCGAGCTGGAAGTCCGGGAGCTGCTCAGCTCTTATGAATTTGACGGAGACAACATTCCGGTCATTCAGGGCTCGGCCCTGCAGGCCCTGGAAGGCAGTGAGGAAGATGAGCAGGCGATCCTGGACCTGATGGATGCGGTTGATGAGACGATTCCAACCCCCGAGCGTGATGTGGACAAGCCGTTTTTGATGCCGGTGGAAGATATTTTCTCCATTACCGGCCGCGGGACGGTGGCCACGGGCCGTATTGAGCGGGGCGTGATTCACCTGAACGATGAGATTGAAATTGTCGGGATTGTCGAAGACCCGATGGAAAGCGTGGTTACCGGCATTGAGATGTTCCGCCGGATGCTCGATGAAGGGCAGGCCGGAGACAACGCCGGGATCCTGCTGCGCGGGATTGACAAGGAAGACCTGCAGCGGGGCATGGTGCTCTGCGAGCCGGGCTCGATCACCCCGCATACGAAGTTCAGCTGTGAGGTATACGTGCTGAGCAAGGACGAAGGCGGCCGTCATACGCCCTTTTTCAAGGGGTACCGCCCGCAGTTTTACTTCCGCACGACCGATGTGACCGGCTCCTGCCAGCTGCCCGAAGGGGTAGAGATGGTGATGCCGGGCGATAACGTGACGATGGACGTGACGTTGATCCAGCCGGTGGCCATGGAAGAGGGGCTTCGGTTTGCAATCCGCGAAGGCGGTCGCACAGTCGGCGCCGGCGTGGTAACTGACATAATTGAATA